The region GTCATCCAGATCGGCCAGCAGACGCACCGGTACCCGCCGAAGCTGCAGACGGGGGCGACGTCCTTCGACGGGGCGGCCGGCGCCGGAGCCCTCATGTGGGGCGGGCTCGAGAGCACTTATTTCGCGTCGCTCGTCGTGCCGGCGACGCCCGAGACTGCGTCGCTCAGGCTCGAGCCCGTGAAGCTTCCCGCGACCGCCGCCACCCCCGCACCGGATCCGCTCCTCGCCGCGAAGATCGTCGTGAAGGGCGAGGCGAAGTTCATGACGGTCGTCGGGCCGAAGGACTACGACCTTCTCTCCGGGCTCGATCGCGAGCTCGACCACGCCATCGACTTCAGCCGCTTCTCCCTCATCTACACCGTGACGAAGGGGCTGTTCCTCTCGCTGCGCTGGCTCAACGGGTACATCGGCAACTATGGCGTGTCGATCGTGCTCCTGACGATCGTCATCCGGGCCGCCTTCTTCCCCATCACGTACCGCTCGGCGATCACGATGCGCCAGAACGCGAAGAAGATGGGGAAGATCCAGCCGCGCGTGAAGTCGATCCAGGATCGCTACCGCAAGATGAAGAAGTCGATGGAATCGCAGAGGCAGATGAACGACGAGATCATGGAGGTCTACAAGAAGGAAGGGCTGAACCCGATGGGAAGCCTCGGGGGGTGCCTCCCGCTGCTGCTCCAGATGCCCGTCTTCATCGCGTTCTACAACCTGCTCGCGGTCACCATCGAGCTGCGCGGCGCGCCGTTCCTCCTCTGGGTCCACGATCTCTCGAAGATGGACCCGTACTACGTCTCCCCCATCCTCATGGGGTGCTCCTGGATGGCGCAGCAGTACATGACGTCGAACACCATCCCCGATCCCATGCAGAGGCGCATGATGGCGATGATGCCGATCCTCTTCACCTTCATGATGGCGCGCATGCCGAGCGGCCTGGTCATCTACTGGCTCGTGAGCAATCTCATCGGGCTCGTCCAGCAGTACCTCATCAACAAGAAGGCCGACGCGATGACGGAGGCCCCGGCGTGAGGGTGCCATGAGCGAACAGGCGCGACTGGAGGAGATCCGAGCGTACGTCGTCCGGTTCATCGAGGCGGCCCGGATCGACGTCGTTCCCGTCGTTCGCTCGGGCGACGAAGGCATCCTGATCGATCTGAACGGCCCCGACGACGGTCTCCTTGTGGAGCGCAAGGGGGAGCTGCTCGAGTCGGTCCAGTTCCTCCTGGCCAAGGTGGTCCAGAAGCAGTTCGGCCCCGAGCTTCGGGTCCTGGTCGACTGCGCGAACTACCGGCTCGGCCGCGAGAAGGAGATCACCGAGATGGCGCGGCGGACGGCCGAGCGCGTGAAGCGCATCGGCGAATCGGCCGAGCTGAGCCCAATGAACCCGTACGAGCGCCGGATCGTGCACCTCGCGCTCAGCGAGGATCCCGGCGTCCAGACGGAAAGCAGCGGGGACGGCTTCATGAAGCGCGTCCGCATCTACCCCGCCAGCGCGTCAAAATAACGGTCGCGCGCAAGATAGTAAGTGAGCGCCCCTCCGACCCTCGATACGAAGAAGATCCTGCGGGTTCTCCAGTCGATCCTTCCCGATCTCGGCGGGACGCACCCGGCCGAAGCCGTCGAGGGGCTGGCGCTCCACCTCGCCATGACGATGAAGTGGTCGCGGGCGATCAGCCTGACGTCCATCCGATCGATCGACGAGGCTGTTCGCCGCCATGTCCGCGAATCACTGACCGCCGCGGAGAGAGTCGATCCCGCGGCCGGACCGCTTCTGGACGTGGGATCGGGGAACGGGTATCCGGGGCTCCCAATCAAGATTGTCCACCCCACGCTCAAGGCGACGTTCCTCGAGCCCCATCTCCGCAGAAGCG is a window of Acidobacteriota bacterium DNA encoding:
- the yidC gene encoding membrane protein insertase YidC — protein: EEFIVETETSSIRFSNDGGRILSWRLLRYLDDVKAPIGIVDRDAATLPEFPLRIVVAGDDAMTQVLDRALFTHEVRTLRGSEEWPGKGFAGKEVVLAWADGRGLVVSKRLAIPASGYVNQVDVTVTKDGGPLTADLTWALGLPESPEDKASRFFHTHGQGVIQIGQQTHRYPPKLQTGATSFDGAAGAGALMWGGLESTYFASLVVPATPETASLRLEPVKLPATAATPAPDPLLAAKIVVKGEAKFMTVVGPKDYDLLSGLDRELDHAIDFSRFSLIYTVTKGLFLSLRWLNGYIGNYGVSIVLLTIVIRAAFFPITYRSAITMRQNAKKMGKIQPRVKSIQDRYRKMKKSMESQRQMNDEIMEVYKKEGLNPMGSLGGCLPLLLQMPVFIAFYNLLAVTIELRGAPFLLWVHDLSKMDPYYVSPILMGCSWMAQQYMTSNTIPDPMQRRMMAMMPILFTFMMARMPSGLVIYWLVSNLIGLVQQYLINKKADAMTEAPA
- a CDS encoding class I SAM-dependent methyltransferase, which produces MSAPPTLDTKKILRVLQSILPDLGGTHPAEAVEGLALHLAMTMKWSRAISLTSIRSIDEAVRRHVRESLTAAERVDPAAGPLLDVGSGNGYPGLPIKIVHPTLKATFLEPHLRRSVFLERVIATLKLRDAVVRRERIDKPEDLLRHAPIGTITMRAVNAAETLLRGAEASLAPAGALMIFAGADVAAELRRGLPRMLELNEEVMLPDSQTTRLLVFRRV